Proteins from one Podospora pseudocomata strain CBS 415.72m chromosome 4, whole genome shotgun sequence genomic window:
- a CDS encoding hypothetical protein (COG:A; EggNog:ENOG503NZ6M; antiSMASH:Cluster_2), protein MHPFDNVFVPLPRYRIAICSSCHNAVFPSSIKTHVNTHHCYLPVRHRQQIIQRAVELERRGILGSDVSGIQFPSPGDPAVPGLPVWPDGKKCIVPGPDGHPCGHIRRTYRGIQAHCRDAHGWTNVRARGRPSAGVSPGGEGDVWVDSIHCQQFGKTGTLQRLFEVTPAQASTSTMEGSVHQSHPDSAKQILAQFNELANTVKDNDQKAAAVIGEQSRFSANMWVRRTGWPRHLQGFDREWLAGTAQPRDPEEREERNPRNTEDKGKDKGKDEGAATEKALARVLLAVERVIWRAQRASRVEIVGSTAINYISRRGRVVIRTKSRFTQSKRARRWNGTPNRGRR, encoded by the coding sequence ATGCATCCGTTCGATAACGTATTTGTGCCGTTGCCCAGGTATCGCATAGCCATTTGCAGTTCGTGCCACAACGCCGTATTCCCCAGTTCGATCAAGACGCACGTTAATACACACCATTGTTATTTACCAGTACGGCATCGGCAACAGATCATCCAGCGAGCGGTAGAATTGGAAAGACGCGGCATTTTAGGGTCAGATGTAAGCGGAATCCAGTTCCCAAGCCCGGGGGATCCCGCCGTCCCGGGTTTGCCAGTTTGGCCCGATGGAAAGAAGTGCATAGTTCCCGGACCAGACGGCCACCCGTGCGGCCATATCCGGCGGACGTATCGCGGCATACAAGCGCATTGCCGAGACGCACATGGTTGGACCAACGTGCGCGCACGTGGAAGGCCGTCGGCCGGTGTTTCACCAGGCGGCGAAGGGGACGTATGGGTCGACAGCATACATTGCCAACAATTCGGCAAGACGGGCACGTTGCAGCGGTTGTTCGAAGTGACGCCAGCACAAGCATCCACATCGACAATGGAAGGCAGCGTGCATCAAAGCCATCCGGACTCAGCAAAGCAGATATTAGCCCAGTTTAACGAGTTGGCCAACACCGTCAAAGACAACGACCAAaaagcggcggcggtgatcgGCGAGCAGTCGAGGTTTTCCGCCAACATGTGGGTTCGCCGGACCGGTTGGCCCCGGCATTTACAAGGATTCGACCGCGAGTGGTTGGCCGGCACCGCACAGCCACGAGACCCGGAAgaacgggaggagaggaatcCAAGGAATACAGAAGACAAAGGTAAGGACAAAGGTAAGGACGAAGGAGCGGCAACCGAGAAGGCGTTAGCCCGTGTTTTATTGGCGGTAGAACGGGTTATATGGCGGGCCCAGCGTGCATCCCGGGTCGAGATAGTTGGGTCGACGGCCATCAATTATATCAGCAGGCGtgggcgggtggtgattcGAACGAAAAGCCGTTTCACGCAGAGCAAAAGGGCCAGACGATGGAACGGTACACCGAATCGTGGAAGGCGGTAG
- a CDS encoding putative secondary metabolism biosynthetic enzyme (EggNog:ENOG503P07R; COG:Q; SMCOG1001:short-chain dehydrogenase/reductase SDR; antiSMASH:Cluster_2) → MAPRSRVWLITGCSSGFGLELAKVAAARGDKVLAASRNPAKVDLSHKNITAVQLDHNKPLPDLKKAVAEIVNVYGVIDIVVNNAAYVQTGTLEEATPEETYKQFEANFFGPLNLYRAVLPQLREQGSGTLVTIGSMAAWYPMNSCNLYNASKAALRWAGIGLAEEIKDFGIKHTLIEPGFFRTSLLKPGANLSGTPASTRMKEYDEINAKADQAFKDFNGIQLGNPVKGAEVIYDVVTSTGVAEGRELPGFFALGSDATAEIGKALDKTREDLAEWREISKISDFPEGK, encoded by the coding sequence ATGGCTCCCCGCTCTCGCGTTTGGCTCATCACCGGCTGCTCCTCCGGCTTCGGCCTCGAGCTTGCTAAGGTCGCTGCTGCCCGCGGTGACAAGGTGCTCGCTGCCTCCCGCAACCCCGCCAAAGTCGATCTCTCCCACAAGAACATCACGGCTGTCCAGCTTGACCACAACAAGCCCCTCCCTGATCTGAAGAAGGCTGTTGCCGAAATTGTCAACGTCTACGGCGTCATCGACATTGTCGTCAACAATGCAGCCTATGTCCAGACCGGCACCCTCGAAGAAGCCACTCCCGAGGAGACGTACAAGCAGTTTGAGGCCAACTTCTTCGGCCCCCTGAACCTCTACCGCGCCGTTCTTCCTCAACTAAGAGAGCAAGGATCGGGTACGCTTGTCACCATCGGCAGCATGGCCGCATGGTACCCGATGAACAGCTGCAACCTGTACAATGCCTCCAAGGCCGCTCTTCGCTGGGCAGGCATTGGTCTTgccgaggagatcaaggactTTGGCATCAAGCACACTTTGATCGAGCCCGGATTCTTCCGGACCAGCTTGCTCAAACCAGGCGCCAACTTAAGCGGCACCCCTGCCTCCACCAGAATGAAGGAGTACGACGAAATCAACGCCAAGGCCGACCAGGCGTTCAAGGACTTCAACGGTATTCAGCTCGGCAACCCCGTCAAGGGCGCTGAGGTAATATATGATGTTGTCACCAGCACTGGTGTTGCCGAGGGCAGGGAGCTGCCTGGATTCTTTGCCTTGGGCAGTGATGCCACGGCTGAGATTGGAAAGGCTTTGGATAAGACTAGGGAGGATTTGGCGGAGTGGAGAGAGATTAGTAAGATCAGTGATTTCCCGGAAGGAAAGTAA
- a CDS encoding putative secondary metabolism biosynthetic enzyme (COG:Q; SMCOG1001:short-chain dehydrogenase/reductase SDR; EggNog:ENOG503PD8Q; antiSMASH:Cluster_2), with protein sequence MAVARKVWLITGTSSGLGQAIARAALAKGDTVVATARDPRKISDLASAGAITERLDVTASDESLSETVNRIVSKTGVIDILVNNAGYILAGGVEEVSRDEVQAEFNTNVFGQLNVLRAVLPVMRKQKSGVVANLGSIGGWRGTPAAGLYCASKACAAIISESLRAEVAPLGIQVTVIEPGYFRTNFLAPGHKVWAKNKIEDIAPVVGATNDAFEAYDRKQPGDPEKAAQLIVEALTGTGRAQGRPLPARFSVGSDAYQIVSGILDSQKKELEEWKDLSTTTDHTD encoded by the coding sequence ATGGCTGTCGCAAGAAAGGTCTGGCTCATTACCGGAACCTCCTCCGGCCTAGGCCAAGCCATCGCCAGAGCGGCACTTGCTAAGGGAGATACCGTCGTCGCCACTGCTCGTGACCCCCGCAAGATCTCGGATCTCGCATCAGCGGGCGCCATCACCGAGCGACTCGATGTGACAGCTTCTGACGAGTCCCTTTCTGAGACTGTCAACCGCATCGTTTCCAAAACAGGAGTCATCGACATTCTTGTCAACAACGCCGGTTACATCCTTGCCGGAGGTGTCGAAGAGGTTAGCCGTGACGAAGTGCAAGCTGAATTCAACACAAATGTCTTTGGCCAGCTAAACGTCCTTCGCGCCGTGCTCCCAGTGATGCGCAAGCAAAAGTCAGGAGTGGTTGCGAACCTTGGGAGCATTGGCGGTTGGCGTGGCACCCCTGCTGCCGGTCTATACTGCGCTTCAAAGGCGTGTGCTGCCATCATCTCTGAGTCGCTACGTGCAGAGGTGGCCCCCTTGGGTATCCAGGTGACAGTCATCGAACCTGGCTACTTCCGAACCAACTTCTTGGCCCCAGGACACAAAGTCTGGGCCAAGAACAAGATTGAGGACATCGCCCCGGTTGTGGGAGCGACGAATGACGCGTTTGAGGCATACGACCGCAAGCAGCCTGGTGACCCCGAAAAGGCCGCTCAGCTGATTGTGGAAGCCTTGACCGGAACTGGTAGGGCCCAGGGACGCCCACTGCCTGCAAGGTTCTCCGTCGGGAGCGATGCTTATCAGATTGTCAGTGGTATCTTGGACAGTCAAAAGAAGGAActggaggagtggaaggacTTGAGCACTACCACCGATCACACAGACTAA
- a CDS encoding putative NRPS-like protein biosynthetic cluster (EggNog:ENOG503NYX6; COG:I; antiSMASH:Cluster_2), whose protein sequence is MGIFEEREFVRPAFSPLPPQRRGGKPAKPDEISSLPGLIAFNAINNPNHIFSHQVECHRRESNSNRERQSYIIQPVTFAQLDRSIGACAEWLRASLRTGHADTSSSKARPVALYMESDIGLFIHLSALLSLNIPALLLSARLGAHSILHLLQKTNAGTLLVSQRTEVISSEIARGPSAAKIITTEPYKAFLDSNGDTKTPVPEVGDESKLGHTALILHSSGTTGLPKPIPVPHRYLLGYAACHQFPSSEVPSWVNLSTLPLYHGFGLLAPALSLSVGLTCCLPPSSIIPAAKSTLEILQASKARSLMSVPSILQDIFSLPSVEEQSTAFALLRKMEFVAVGGGAMSPDVANSLVEKGIRLLNHYGVTEIGAIAPIFRPTPGTGYNHRYLRLRSDLGLELRPASPAAKSYRLIGYPCGWGGKHFEIQDDMQLNPDCDAGEGMEVRVLGRVDDVIVLKTGEKIMPRTLEDLLTGDANVKTAVCVGQGRFEMAVLVEPSPSATTDLEVLREQIWALVLEANKTLDAHARVSSKHAIIFVTDGKTIPRSDKGSVMRRETAEMFRTEIDAAYQAIDAEGSSDDGAVFDVDNVEDVLRMLLRDVVSPSFKAGSLGSEDDFFERGLDSLQSLKLARKITSSLRRSGNCQEESLTAEFVYRRPTLSLLSHAIRTLLVEGESTESLQKPNSRTDAMKALADEYIQRLDSSRPSTTNPLVVVMTGSTGSLGAHVLSRLSSFSSVTKIICLMRGSRTAASVSPLTGDPRKSYQTQTISSAGLPPLPEASWSKITFLDFDSKTHLPLDSLASEVTHILHLAWPMDFQLTLPSFRTHLDLLCDLLSLCQKASSLRPEVGVRMVFASSIAAVRYFYGDGPVPEGPVEADAPVKMGYAEAKWVCESVMKEAAEVFKSQGDKAESVTVRIGQLSGPADTDKKGGGLWKTGEHMPVLVKACQKLGVWPDLEGTVSWLPVDHAAQALTEMLLSPQVLPPFLHLENPIRQPMRDIIAIMGREMDVQPSRVDGTLVPFEEWLVLATKSGAISASLKDFFEQDFRVLGQGQIVLDTKLSRPVSKTLESESGVAKEVVEGYVRKWKATGFLE, encoded by the exons ATGGGAATCtttgaagagagagagttTGTCAGGCCTGCCTTTAGCCCGCTTCCACCACAAAGAAGAGGTGGTAAGCCGGCCAAACCGGATGAGATCTCCTCACTGCCGGGGCTCATTGCAttcaacgccatcaacaacccaaaTCACATCTTCAGCCACCAGGTCGAATGTCATCGTCGAgagagcaacagcaacagggAGAGGCAGTCATACATCATTCAACCAGTCACGTTTGCACAGCTGGACAGATCTATTGGGGCATGTGCAGAGTGGCTTCGTGCCTCGCTCCGAACTGGTCATGCCGACACAAGTTCCAGCAAAGCCCGCCCGGTGGCTCTTTACATGGAGAGCGACATCGGCTTGTTTATTCACCTCAGCGCCTTGTTGAGTCTCAATATCCCCGCTCTTCTTCTATCGGCAAGACTTGGAGCCCACAGCATTTTACATCTGCTCCAAAAGACCAATGCGGGCACTCTCCTCGTGTCACAACGCACGGAAGTAATCAGCTCCGAAATTGCACGCGGGCCATCAGCTGccaagatcatcaccactgAGCCTTATAAAGCCTTTCTGGACAGCAACGGCGATACCAAGACACCTGTCCCCGAAGTGGGTGATGAATCCAAGCTGGGCCACACAGCCCTGATACTGCACTCATCAGGCACCACCGGACTGCCAAAGCCCATCCCCGTTCCTCACCGTTACCTGCTGGGATATGCCGCATGCCATCAGTTCCCGTCTTCGGAAGTTCCCTCCTGGGTCAACCTCTCAACATTACCCTTGTACCACGGTTTCGGACTTCTAGCACCTGCCCTCTCGCTCTCGGTGGGATTGACATGTTGTCTGCCGccctcttccatcatccccgcTGCAAAGTCGACTCTGGAGATCCTTCAAGCGTCCAAAGCAAGGTCGCTGATGAGCGTCCCTTCAATTTTGCAGGATATTTTCTCTTTGCCATCCGTCGAGGAACAAAGCACTGCCTTTGCGCTGCTGAGAAAGATGGAATTTGTCGCTGTAGGGGGTGGGGCAATGAGCCCTGACGTTGCCAACAGCCTGGTCGAAAAGGGTATTAGGTTGCTGAATCACTATGGTGTCACGGAAATAGGCGCCATTGCGCCCATCTTTCGTCCCACTCCGGGAACTGGATACAACCACCGGTATTTGAGGCTGAGATCTGACTTGGGCCTGGAGTTGCGTCCCGCTTCTCCAGCTGCGAAGTCATATCGGCTGATTGGGTATCCctgtggatggggaggaaagcACTTTGAGATCCAAGATGACATGCAGTTAAATCCTGATTGCGATGCCGGGGAGGGCATGGAAGTAAGAGTGTTGGGGAGAGTGGACGATGTTATTGTATTGAAAACTGGAGAGAAGATTATGCCAAGGACGTTGGAGGACCTTCTGACTGGTGATGCAAACGTCAAGACAGCTGTCTGTGTCGGCCAGGGTCGATTCGAAATGGCGGTGCTAGTTgagccctctccttctgccACCACAGACCTGGAAGTGCTGAGAGAGCAAATCTGGGCGCTGGTTCTGGAAGCAAATAAGACGCTGGATGCTCATGCAAGAGTGAGCTCCAAACACGCCATCATATTTGTCACAGACGGCAAAACCATACCCAGGTCAGATAAAGGCAGCGTTATGCGTAGGGAGACGGCGGAAATGTTCAGAACGGAAATTGATGCAGCCTACCAGGCTATCGATGCAGAGGGATCAAGCGACGATGGAGCGGTTTTCGATGTCGACAACGTCGAAGATGTCCTCAGAATGCTCTTGAGAGACGTGGTCAGTCCGTCGTTCAAGGCAGGCAGTTTAGGGAGCGAGGATGACTTTTTCGAACGAGGTTTGGACTCGTTACAGAGCCTGAAGCTTGCAAGGAAGATCACATCTTCCCTCAGACGATCTGGCAACTGCCAGGAAGAAAGCTTGACGGCCGAGTTTGTGTATCGTCGCCCAACATTGAGCCTGCTTTCTCATGCCATCAGAACGCTATTGGTGGAGGGCGAGTCAACTGAATCTCTCCAGAAGCCCAATAGTCGAACGGATGCGATGAAGGCTTTGGCGGATGAGTACATTCAACGACTCGATTCTTCCCGGCCGTctaccaccaacccactcGTTGTCGTGATGACAGGCAGCACCGGTAGCCTTGGCGCCCATGTTCTGTCCCgtttgtcttctttttcatcGGTAACAAAAATAATCTGTTTAATGCGCGGCTCTCGAACAGCAGCTTCTGTGTCTCCCCTTACGGGCGACCCTCGGAAAAGCTACCAAACGCAAACCATCTCGTCAGCTGgtcttccccctctcccggAAGCCTCTTGGTCCAAGATCACCTTTCTCGACTTTGACAGCAAAACCCACCTTCCCCTGGATTCTCTCGCATCGGAAGTTACCCATATCCTCCATCTCGCCTGGCCCATGGACTTTCAGCTCACACTGCCTTCCTTCCGTACgcatcttgacctcctctGCGACCTCTTGTCGCTTTGCCAAAAGGCATCTTCCCTTCGACCAGAGGTTGGGGTGCGTATGGTCTTTGCCTCTTCGATTGCCGCTGTGCGTTATTTCTATGGCGATGGACCGGTGCCGGAAGGCCCTGTCGAAGCAGACGCGCCGGTCAAAATGGGGTATGCCGAGGCAAAGTGGGTTTGCGAAAGCGTAATGAAAGAGGCTGCCGAAGTATTCAAATCACAGGGCGATAAGGCCGAGAGTGTAACTGTCAGGATCGGGCAGCTGTCAGGGCCAGCAGATACAGAcaagaaggggggtgggctTTGGAAGACTGGGGAGCACATgccggtgttggtgaaggCCTGCCAGAAGCTGGGGGTCTGGCCGGACTTGGAGGGG ACCGTATCATGGTTGCCAGTAGACCATGCAGCCCAAGCCCTTACCGAGATGCTGCTGTCGCCGCAAGTCTTGCCACCGTTTCTGCATCTCGAAAACCCGATCAGGCAGCCGATGAGAGACATCATTGCAATCATGGGGCGAGAGATGGACGTACAACCAAGTCGAGTAGACGGAACACTTGTGCCGTTTGAAGAGTGGTTGGTCCTTGCGACAAAGTCTGGTGCAATCAGTGCTTCCCTCAAAGACTTTTTTGAACAAGACTTTCGGGTCTTGGGCCAAGGACAGATTGTTTTGGACACCAAGCTGTCTAGACCAGTGTCTAAGACACTGGAGAGTGAAAGCGGGGTTGCGAAAGAGGTGGTCGAAGGATATGTAAGAAAATGGAAGGCGACGGGGTTTCTTGAGTGA